In Rubrobacter calidifluminis, the following proteins share a genomic window:
- a CDS encoding glutamine synthetase family protein, whose amino-acid sequence MTAQTREDVLRIAEERNVQFIRLWFTDILGTLKSFAITRDELEDALDGGMGFDGSSITGYQDIEESDMIAMPDISTFKIIPWSPQDAPTARMICDIQTPDGDPYVGDPRHVLRRALERAKEMGFDHFYVGPELEYFYFKSPDNPEPLDYGSYFDLTTLDAATALRRETIFALQSLDIDVEYSHHEVGISQHEIDLRFDDALKMADTVMTYKTVVKEIATNQGVYATFMPKPLRDSNGSGMHTHQSLFSGDRNAFFDSSDEYFLSKEAKSFIAGQLRHAREISIIFAQYVNSYKRLVPGYEAPVYIAWSRRNRSALVRVPLYHPGKEKATRVEIRCPDPASNIYLCLAALLHAGLEGIEKGYELPEPMERNLYHLTPEERQKLGIKSLPADLGEAIREAENSELLYKTLGDHVFNRLLNLKREEWEDYRIQVTPYELQKFLPVL is encoded by the coding sequence ATGACCGCCCAGACACGCGAAGACGTTCTGAGGATAGCAGAAGAGCGAAACGTACAGTTCATCCGGCTATGGTTCACGGACATTCTGGGAACGCTCAAGAGCTTCGCGATAACCCGCGACGAGCTCGAGGACGCCCTCGACGGGGGGATGGGCTTCGACGGCTCGTCGATCACCGGCTACCAAGACATTGAGGAGTCGGACATGATCGCGATGCCCGACATCTCGACGTTCAAGATCATTCCCTGGAGTCCACAGGACGCGCCCACAGCCCGCATGATCTGCGACATACAGACCCCGGACGGCGACCCCTACGTCGGAGATCCCCGCCACGTCCTCCGGCGGGCGCTCGAGCGGGCGAAGGAGATGGGCTTCGACCATTTCTACGTCGGTCCCGAGCTGGAGTATTTCTACTTCAAGAGTCCGGACAATCCCGAGCCGCTGGATTACGGCAGCTACTTCGACCTGACCACGCTCGACGCGGCGACCGCGCTCAGGCGCGAGACAATCTTCGCGCTGCAGAGCCTGGACATCGACGTGGAGTACTCGCACCACGAGGTGGGCATCAGCCAGCACGAGATAGACCTGCGCTTCGACGACGCTCTCAAGATGGCCGACACTGTCATGACTTACAAGACGGTGGTGAAGGAGATAGCCACCAATCAGGGAGTCTACGCCACCTTCATGCCCAAACCCCTGCGTGACTCGAACGGATCGGGGATGCACACGCATCAGAGCCTCTTCAGCGGGGACCGCAACGCCTTCTTCGATTCCAGCGACGAGTACTTCCTCTCGAAGGAGGCGAAGTCCTTCATCGCCGGCCAGCTCCGGCACGCCAGGGAGATAAGCATAATCTTCGCTCAGTACGTCAACTCGTACAAGCGGCTCGTTCCGGGCTACGAAGCCCCGGTATACATTGCCTGGAGCCGTCGCAATCGCTCGGCGCTGGTGCGGGTCCCGCTCTACCACCCGGGCAAGGAGAAGGCTACCAGGGTCGAGATCCGCTGCCCGGACCCCGCCTCCAACATCTATCTCTGCCTGGCGGCGCTCCTGCACGCCGGGCTCGAGGGGATAGAGAAGGGTTACGAGCTGCCCGAGCCGATGGAGCGGAACCTCTACCACCTCACCCCCGAGGAGCGGCAGAAGCTCGGCATCAAGAGCCTGCCGGCGGATCTCGGCGAGGCGATCCGTGAGGCGGAGAACTCGGAGCTGCTCTACAAGACGCTCGGCGACCACGTCTTCAACCGCCTCCTGAACCTGAAGCGGGAGGAGTGGGAGGACTACAGGATCCAGGTAACCCCCTACGAGTTGCAGAAGTTCCTCCCGGTACTCTAG
- a CDS encoding MBL fold metallo-hydrolase, producing the protein MILEKITVGPFQENCYILGDEASGEGAIFDPGDEAARIALTVEKTNLEISKIVITHAHIDHVGAVAAMVDEYGCPVLMHEEAEPMLQQLPAQAVMMGLRFGKAPQVDEHIADGEKVSVGNLSFEALYTPGHAPGHLSFYCKQEGLVLSGDALFAGSVGRIDLPGGDGQLLMRSIQERLLTLPDETRVYPGHGPSTTIGDEKIGNPFLQGGGLLR; encoded by the coding sequence ATGATCCTGGAGAAGATCACCGTAGGTCCCTTCCAGGAGAACTGCTACATACTGGGAGACGAAGCTTCCGGCGAGGGGGCGATCTTCGACCCGGGAGACGAGGCGGCCCGGATAGCGCTCACCGTCGAGAAGACGAACCTCGAGATCTCCAAGATCGTGATAACCCACGCCCACATAGACCATGTGGGTGCGGTGGCCGCGATGGTAGACGAGTACGGCTGCCCGGTCCTGATGCACGAGGAGGCCGAGCCGATGCTCCAGCAGCTCCCCGCCCAGGCGGTGATGATGGGGCTCAGGTTCGGCAAGGCACCGCAGGTGGACGAACACATAGCCGACGGAGAGAAGGTCTCCGTCGGGAACCTCTCCTTCGAGGCGCTCTACACACCGGGACATGCCCCGGGGCACCTCTCCTTCTACTGCAAGCAGGAGGGCCTCGTCCTCTCGGGGGACGCGCTCTTCGCGGGCAGCGTGGGGCGGATCGACCTCCCCGGCGGCGACGGGCAGCTCTTGATGCGTTCGATCCAGGAGCGCCTGCTGACCCTCCCGGACGAGACGCGGGTCTACCCGGGGCACGGCCCGTCGACCACCATAGGGGACGAGAAGATCGGCAATCCTTTCCTGCAGGGAGGGGGGCTGCTCAGATGA
- a CDS encoding MogA/MoaB family molybdenum cofactor biosynthesis protein — translation MSESVSRHREAAPQKVRAAVLTISDTRTKETDTGGDTIEELMRQAGHEIVHRQIVKDEAHQIRSTLTSLLARADVDAVITTGGTGISARDTTYEVASRMIEKKLDGFGEIFRMLSYEEVGAAAILSRAVAGAVGAKFLACLPGSRNAVRLATEKLLVPEIAHVVFELRRHT, via the coding sequence ATGAGCGAGAGCGTAAGCCGCCACCGGGAGGCGGCCCCGCAGAAGGTGAGGGCCGCCGTACTCACGATAAGCGACACCCGCACGAAGGAGACCGACACCGGCGGAGACACCATAGAGGAGCTGATGCGTCAGGCGGGCCACGAGATCGTACACCGTCAGATAGTCAAAGACGAGGCGCACCAGATACGCTCGACGCTCACCAGCCTGCTCGCCCGCGCGGACGTGGACGCCGTGATCACCACGGGCGGGACCGGCATCTCGGCCCGCGACACCACCTACGAGGTCGCGAGCCGCATGATCGAGAAGAAGCTCGACGGGTTCGGAGAGATCTTCCGGATGCTCTCCTACGAGGAGGTCGGGGCGGCGGCGATCCTGAGCCGCGCCGTCGCCGGTGCCGTTGGAGCCAAATTCCTAGCCTGTCTGCCCGGCTCGCGCAACGCGGTGAGGCTCGCCACCGAGAAGCTGCTCGTACCCGAGATCGCGCACGTCGTCTTCGAGCTGAGGAGGCACACCTGA